A section of the Ranitomeya imitator isolate aRanImi1 chromosome 7, aRanImi1.pri, whole genome shotgun sequence genome encodes:
- the LOC138645939 gene encoding histone H2B 1.2 gives MPDPAKSAPAPKKGSKKAVTKTPKKDGKKRRKSRKESYAIYVYKVLKQVHPDTGISSKAMGIMNSFVNDIFERIAGEASRLAHYNKRSTITSREIQTAVRLLLPGELAKHAVSEGTKAVTKYTSAK, from the coding sequence ATGCCTGATCCCGCCAAGTCTGCGCCTGCGCCcaagaagggctccaagaaagcCGTGACCAAGACTCCGAAGAAGGACGGCAAGAAGCGgaggaagagcaggaaggagagctacgccatctacgtgtacaaggtgctgaagcaggtgcaccccgacaccggcatctcctccaaggccatgggcatcatgaactccttcgtcaacgacatcttcgagcgcatcgcaggtgaagcctcccgcctggctcactacaacaagcgctccaccatcacctcccggGAGATCCAGACCGCCGTGCGCCTGCTGCTGCCCGGAGAGCTGGCCAAGCACGCCGTGTCCGAGGGCACCAAGGCCGTCACCAAATACACCAGCGCCAAGTGA
- the LOC138646143 gene encoding histone H3, which produces MARTKQTARKSTGGKAPRKQLATKAARKSAPATGGVKKPHRYRPGTVALREIRRYQKSTELLIRKLPFQRLVREIAQDFKTDLRFQSSAVMALQEASEAYLVGLFEDTNLCAIHAKRVTIMPKDIQLARRIRGERA; this is translated from the coding sequence ATGGCCAGAACTAAGCAGACCGCTCGTAAATCCACCGGAGGGAAAGCTCCCCGCAAGCAGCTGGCCACTAAAgccgccaggaagagcgctccCGCCACTGGTGGAGTGAAGAAGCCGCATCGTTACCGGCCGGGAACAGTCGCTCTCCGTGAGATCCGCCGCTATCAGAAATCCACCGAGCTGCTGATCCGTAAGCTTCCCTTCCAGCGCCTGGTGAGGGAGATCGCCCAGGACTTCAAGACCGATCTGCGTTTCCAGAGTTCGGCCGTCATGGCTCTGCAGGAGGCCAGCGAGGCTTATCTGGTGGGGCTGTTCGAGGACACCAACCTGTGCGCCATCCACGCCAAGAGGGTCACCATCATGCCCAAAGACATCCAGCTGGCCCGCCGGATCCGTGGGGAGAGAGCTTAG
- the LOC138646141 gene encoding histone H3 has product MARTKQTARKSTGGKAPRKQLATKAARKSAPATGGVKKPHRYRPGTVALREIRRYQKSTELLIRKLPFQRLVREIAQDFKTDLRFQSSAVMALQEASEAYLVGLFEDTNLCAIHAKRVTIMPKDIQLARRIRGERA; this is encoded by the coding sequence ATGGCCAGAACTAAGCAGACCGCTCGTAAATCCACCGGAGGGAAAGCTCCCCGCAAGCAGCTGGCCACTAAAgccgccaggaagagcgctccCGCCACTGGTGGAGTGAAGAAGCCGCATCGTTACCGGCCGGGAACAGTCGCTCTCCGTGAGATCCGCCGCTATCAGAAATCCACCGAGCTGCTGATCCGTAAGCTTCCCTTCCAGCGCCTGGTGAGGGAGATCGCCCAGGACTTCAAGACCGATCTGCGCTTCCAGAGTTCGGCCGTCATGGCTCTGCAGGAGGCCAGCGAGGCTTATCTGGTGGGGCTGTTCGAGGACACCAACCTGTGCGCCATCCACGCCAAGAGGGTCACCATCATGCCCAAAGACATCCAGCTGGCCCGCCGGATCCGTGGGGAGAGAGCTTAG